One genomic window of Paenibacillus xylanilyticus includes the following:
- a CDS encoding metal-sensitive transcriptional regulator has product MDHQSHPKEPLEPSVTPSEDHIPDQQASACHTESTDGKHVRKSHHSQEMKSNLISRLNRVEGQIRGIKGLIEKDTYCDDVLTQIAAAQSALNSVGKLLLEGHMKSCIVERIQAGEHEVVDELLVTVRKLMK; this is encoded by the coding sequence ATGGATCATCAGAGCCATCCCAAGGAACCCTTGGAACCATCCGTAACGCCGTCCGAAGATCATATACCCGATCAACAAGCATCGGCATGCCATACCGAAAGCACTGACGGGAAGCATGTGCGCAAGAGCCATCACTCGCAGGAGATGAAGAGCAACCTAATCTCCCGTTTGAACCGGGTAGAAGGCCAGATTCGCGGAATCAAGGGATTGATCGAGAAGGATACGTATTGTGATGATGTGCTTACCCAGATTGCAGCTGCGCAGTCTGCACTGAATTCAGTGGGCAAGCTGCTGCTTGAAGGCCACATGAAGAGCTGTATTGTCGAACGGATTCAGGCAGGGGAACACGAAGTAGTGGATGAACTGCTCGTAACGGTAAGGAAGTTGATGAAGTAA
- a CDS encoding copper ion binding protein, with translation MSNVTLNVTGMSCNHCVKSVEEAVKNVGAKGQVDLAAGTVAVEYDEQQVNVEQIKAAIEDQGYDVV, from the coding sequence ATGTCTAATGTTACGCTGAATGTTACTGGAATGTCGTGCAACCACTGTGTCAAATCGGTTGAAGAAGCGGTGAAGAACGTAGGTGCCAAAGGACAGGTTGACCTGGCAGCCGGAACGGTTGCCGTGGAATATGATGAGCAGCAGGTGAATGTAGAGCAAATCAAGGCTGCTATTGAAGATCAGGGGTACGATGTAGTCTAA
- a CDS encoding heavy metal translocating P-type ATPase — protein MDKSSSTEYTPAAGTQPDGAQTTLQITGMTCAACSTRIEKGLSRMEGVQQASVNLAIEQASVTYDPKAVSVNALRDKVEALGYGTVTESIDLDITGMTCAACSARIEKGLSRLPGVSRANVNLALETGHVEFAAGALKPSDITAKIKQLGYGAELQQTQEETSSVRERELQRKKWKWMISALLSIPLLWAMVGHFSFTSWIWVPDLFMNPWFQLVLAAPVQFIIGWQFYVGAYKALRNGSANMDVLVALGTSAAFFYSLYLTLTSGMIPSTAPMDHGGMGTSAGGAMPSVELYYETSAILITLILLGKWFEAVAKGRSSQAIKSLIELAPREARVIRDGQEVLVPAAYVAVGDIVLVRPGDSIPVDGVVEEGQSSVDESMLSGESLPVDKRPGDAVTGATLNKNGALRLRATRVGSDTALSQIIKVVEQAQGSKAPIQRIADVISGIFVPIVVGIAALTFLIWYLFASPGDFAGSLEKAIAVLVIACPCALGLATPTSVMAGSGRAAEYGILFKGGEHLESAQQIQTVVLDKTGTVTQGKPVLTDVITAQDWTEAELLKWVGAAEQSSEHPLAEAIVAGIRDKGIVLSQSEQFENIPGYGVRARVQGQEILVGTRRLLADAHVEVTEAAARQMNELEELGRTAMLIAVDGRWAGIVAVADTIKDTSREAIQRLQAMNIDVIMITGDNERTARAVAEQAGIQHVLAEVLPEGKAVEVKKLQDSGLKVAMVGDGINDAPALATADIGMAIGTGTDVAMEAADITLMRGDLNSIADAIEMSRRTMGNIKQNLFWALGYNVIGIPIAAVGFLAPWLAGAAMAFSSVSVVLNSLRLQRLKLERNPK, from the coding sequence ATGGATAAATCATCATCAACGGAATATACACCTGCCGCCGGAACACAGCCAGATGGAGCGCAGACAACGCTGCAGATTACGGGCATGACCTGTGCCGCCTGTTCCACGAGAATCGAGAAGGGATTATCGCGTATGGAAGGGGTTCAGCAGGCCAGTGTTAATCTCGCCATAGAACAAGCAAGCGTGACGTATGACCCGAAGGCTGTAAGTGTCAATGCATTGCGGGATAAGGTAGAGGCGCTCGGCTACGGTACAGTGACGGAATCCATTGATCTGGACATCACAGGCATGACCTGTGCTGCGTGCTCCGCCCGGATTGAGAAGGGGCTTTCCCGCCTGCCGGGTGTATCGCGAGCGAATGTAAACCTGGCACTGGAGACGGGACACGTTGAGTTTGCAGCGGGAGCACTGAAACCTTCCGATATTACAGCCAAAATCAAACAGCTGGGATATGGTGCCGAATTGCAGCAGACGCAGGAAGAAACCTCATCCGTTCGCGAACGTGAGCTGCAGCGCAAAAAATGGAAATGGATGATCTCCGCCTTATTATCCATACCGCTGCTGTGGGCCATGGTCGGCCACTTCTCATTTACATCATGGATTTGGGTGCCGGATCTGTTCATGAATCCATGGTTCCAGCTGGTACTGGCCGCACCGGTGCAGTTCATTATTGGGTGGCAATTCTATGTCGGGGCTTACAAGGCGCTGCGTAACGGCAGTGCCAATATGGACGTACTGGTCGCTCTGGGTACAAGCGCGGCATTCTTCTACAGCCTGTATCTGACACTCACGAGTGGAATGATACCTTCAACGGCACCGATGGATCATGGCGGGATGGGCACGAGTGCGGGTGGCGCTATGCCTTCGGTTGAGCTGTATTACGAGACGAGCGCGATTTTAATTACATTGATTTTGCTTGGAAAATGGTTCGAAGCCGTAGCGAAAGGCCGCTCGTCCCAGGCCATCAAAAGCCTGATCGAACTGGCTCCTCGCGAAGCCCGGGTCATCCGGGACGGCCAGGAAGTGCTTGTGCCTGCAGCGTATGTAGCAGTAGGTGACATTGTGTTGGTGAGACCAGGGGACAGCATCCCGGTGGATGGGGTTGTGGAAGAAGGGCAGTCCTCGGTCGATGAATCCATGCTCAGCGGCGAAAGCTTGCCTGTCGATAAAAGGCCGGGGGACGCCGTTACGGGTGCTACACTGAATAAAAACGGTGCACTAAGGCTGCGCGCAACACGAGTCGGCTCGGACACCGCATTATCTCAGATCATTAAAGTGGTTGAACAGGCACAGGGGTCCAAAGCACCCATTCAGCGGATTGCGGATGTCATTTCAGGCATCTTTGTCCCGATTGTAGTTGGCATTGCTGCGCTGACATTCTTGATCTGGTATCTGTTTGCCAGTCCCGGTGACTTCGCAGGATCTCTGGAAAAAGCGATTGCCGTACTGGTCATTGCCTGTCCATGCGCCTTGGGCTTGGCAACACCAACCTCTGTCATGGCTGGATCAGGACGGGCGGCTGAGTATGGCATCCTGTTCAAAGGTGGAGAACATCTGGAATCGGCACAGCAGATTCAGACGGTTGTTCTGGACAAAACAGGGACAGTCACTCAAGGTAAACCGGTGCTGACGGATGTGATCACAGCACAAGATTGGACAGAAGCAGAACTGTTGAAATGGGTTGGAGCGGCAGAACAAAGCTCTGAACATCCGCTGGCGGAAGCTATCGTAGCCGGAATTCGTGACAAAGGGATCGTATTGTCCCAATCAGAGCAGTTTGAGAACATACCTGGATATGGCGTTCGGGCCAGAGTACAAGGACAGGAAATTCTGGTTGGAACACGTCGGCTGCTTGCCGATGCTCATGTGGAGGTAACGGAGGCAGCCGCTCGCCAGATGAATGAACTGGAGGAGCTCGGCCGCACAGCAATGCTGATAGCAGTCGATGGCCGCTGGGCAGGTATTGTAGCTGTGGCAGATACAATCAAGGATACATCACGGGAAGCCATTCAACGTCTGCAGGCGATGAACATCGATGTGATCATGATTACGGGAGACAATGAGCGTACGGCACGTGCCGTGGCGGAGCAAGCAGGCATCCAACATGTCCTGGCAGAAGTCCTGCCTGAGGGTAAAGCAGTCGAAGTGAAGAAGCTGCAGGATAGCGGGCTGAAAGTAGCAATGGTTGGTGACGGCATCAATGACGCACCTGCCCTGGCTACAGCAGATATCGGTATGGCCATCGGGACTGGAACAGACGTAGCGATGGAAGCAGCAGATATCACGCTGATGCGTGGTGACCTGAACAGTATAGCGGATGCGATCGAGATGAGCCGGCGCACCATGGGCAATATTAAGCAAAACTTGTTCTGGGCGCTTGGTTATAACGTCATTGGTATTCCAATCGCTGCAGTAGGCTTCCTGGCTCCTTGGCTGGCTGGTGCGGCCATGGCATTCAGTTCCGTATCGGTTGTATTGAATTCGCTGCGTTT